A stretch of Spirosoma oryzicola DNA encodes these proteins:
- a CDS encoding RagB/SusD family nutrient uptake outer membrane protein yields MKIKFLTLGMALLLLTTSCEKEYLDTAPTGSIDASAAYATTKNASAAINGIYRAMVVRYLSSQGHFGHPAMMIIQDVLGEDVVISNTSNTWHLNETRWQAHRDETSTGDQLPYQLYYRLIGNANIAIANIDNAAGAQSERNQVKGEALGIRAFSYFNLVQLFGKRYDAAAKPNSQLGVPLVLTPITEGLPRATVEEVYTQINKDLADAATLLSSTRSFKSHINLDVIKGLQARVALAQQNWADAAKYAADARKSYSLMSVAQYQEGFSDISNPEWMWGFDHVEDQSETFGAFHSYISSNFNSTNIRATPKSINSLLYDQIPTTDVRSKMWVKTPTAANSVVPTGGVRVPYLNQKFRLPGTPSTSTMGDVPYMRAAEMYLIEAEAQARLGNTAQAATALFDLVSKRDPSYVKSTKTGTALLDEILFNRRIELWGEGFRFTDLKRTNQPLNRNGTTNINSAVVVLFDVPAGDNQWEFLIPRREINANPKIVQNPL; encoded by the coding sequence ATGAAAATAAAATTTCTGACGCTTGGTATGGCGCTGCTCCTGCTGACCACGTCGTGTGAAAAAGAGTATCTGGACACAGCCCCCACTGGTAGCATCGACGCCAGTGCGGCCTACGCCACAACAAAAAATGCCAGTGCTGCGATCAACGGAATTTACCGGGCGATGGTCGTGCGGTACTTAAGTTCGCAGGGACACTTTGGTCATCCGGCCATGATGATTATCCAGGATGTACTCGGTGAAGACGTGGTAATCAGCAACACATCGAACACCTGGCATTTAAATGAAACACGCTGGCAGGCGCACCGTGACGAGACCTCTACGGGCGACCAGTTGCCTTACCAGCTCTACTACCGGCTCATCGGTAATGCTAACATCGCGATTGCCAACATCGATAATGCCGCTGGTGCGCAATCGGAGCGGAATCAGGTAAAAGGCGAAGCGCTTGGCATTCGGGCTTTTTCCTATTTCAACCTGGTGCAGCTCTTCGGTAAGCGGTACGACGCGGCTGCCAAACCCAACAGCCAGCTTGGTGTACCCCTGGTGTTGACGCCCATAACGGAAGGTTTGCCACGAGCAACTGTAGAGGAAGTTTATACGCAGATCAACAAAGATTTAGCCGACGCTGCTACGCTGCTGTCCAGCACCCGCAGCTTTAAGTCGCACATTAATCTTGACGTGATCAAGGGCCTCCAGGCACGCGTGGCTCTAGCGCAGCAAAACTGGGCTGATGCCGCCAAATATGCCGCCGATGCCCGAAAGTCGTACTCGTTGATGAGCGTTGCGCAGTATCAGGAAGGTTTCTCGGACATCAGCAACCCCGAATGGATGTGGGGCTTCGATCACGTTGAAGATCAATCCGAAACGTTTGGCGCGTTTCATTCATACATATCCTCAAACTTCAACTCGACCAATATTCGTGCGACGCCGAAGTCCATCAATAGCCTGCTCTACGATCAGATTCCTACAACGGATGTGCGGTCGAAGATGTGGGTGAAAACGCCAACGGCGGCTAACTCCGTTGTGCCGACGGGAGGTGTACGGGTACCTTATCTGAATCAGAAATTCCGGTTGCCGGGTACGCCTTCAACCAGTACGATGGGTGACGTTCCGTACATGCGTGCCGCAGAAATGTACCTGATCGAAGCCGAAGCACAGGCGCGTCTGGGCAATACCGCTCAGGCCGCTACTGCCTTGTTTGATCTGGTCAGCAAGCGCGATCCATCGTATGTCAAGTCAACCAAAACGGGCACGGCATTACTGGACGAGATTTTGTTTAACCGTCGTATCGAGCTTTGGGGTGAAGGTTTCCGGTTTACCGACCTGAAACGTACAAATCAGCCGCTGAACCGCAACGGAACAACCAACATCAACAGTGCTGTGGTGGTGCTCTTCGACGTACCGGCTGGTGATAACCAATGGGAATTCCTGATTCCGCGACGCGAGATTAACGCCAACCCGAAAATCGTCCAGAATCCGCTGTAA
- a CDS encoding zinc-dependent metalloprotease produces the protein MRKRLFALFYLALVVNCQIFAQSPAESGSAVTIATFTKAMERNAGFMTYYWDAKKGKIWLEIDKFDTEFLYYPTLAQGVGSNDIGLDRGRLGQEHVVKFQRSGPKVLLIEPNYAYRAISNDPLERQAVNESFAKSVHAGFDIVAEENGKVLVDLTSFLMQDAVGAVQAITRTKQGTFKFDPSRSAFYLPRTKAFPQNTEFETIITLTGDNPGAFLREVAPTPSAITMHQHHSFVQLPDDKYKPRAFDPRIGYGGIEYFDYATPVNQPIMKRYISRHRLEKKNPSAAVSEAVKPIIYYVDPGTPEPIRSALVDGTAWWNQAFEAAGYKDAFQVKLLPADADPMDIRYNLVQWVHRSTRGWSYGGSIIDPRTGEIIKGKVTLGSLRVRQDYLIAQGLVGDYASAAAPSSDPMMQMSIERLRQLAAHEVGHTLGLPHNYIASTQNRASVMDYPTMVAKVKGASIDLSDAYTKTIGEYDKWSIRYGYEQFPAGTDEKKALDKIVGDMHKAGLTFLTDQDARPEGSAHPGTHLWDNGNNAVDELKRVSEVRKIALANFSEKKIPVGTPMAMLEEVLVPMYMFHRYQVEAAAKVVAGQTYANALRGDGQSVLSTVPVQEQKRALDALVATIDPAFLALPKSVLTLIPPRPFRYEPNFREVFKRRTGITFDPMAAPEAAAGMTLQMLFNTERVSRLVAQSALDPAQLSLESMLDQLLAATWYKADPADGYQAEVKRLTDKLLLQKMIDLANNQDATSQARAIAGLKLSQLKAKLNGADANSKLAAHHFFALDQLRRAEGNVADIKPTNPQTPPDGAPIDPGQEWLAPACDWRP, from the coding sequence ATGAGAAAACGCTTATTTGCTCTTTTTTACCTTGCGCTCGTCGTTAATTGCCAAATTTTTGCTCAATCGCCCGCTGAGTCTGGCTCGGCGGTGACTATCGCTACGTTTACAAAAGCGATGGAGCGTAATGCCGGTTTTATGACCTATTACTGGGATGCAAAAAAAGGAAAGATCTGGCTTGAGATCGATAAATTCGACACCGAATTTCTGTATTATCCGACGCTGGCGCAGGGCGTCGGATCGAACGATATTGGCCTGGATCGGGGCCGGCTCGGACAGGAACACGTTGTAAAGTTTCAGCGCAGTGGTCCGAAAGTGCTGTTGATCGAACCCAACTATGCGTATCGCGCGATCAGCAACGACCCGCTGGAACGGCAGGCAGTCAACGAATCGTTTGCGAAATCGGTGCACGCCGGTTTCGATATTGTAGCCGAAGAGAATGGAAAGGTATTGGTCGATTTGACCTCTTTTCTGATGCAGGACGCCGTTGGAGCGGTGCAGGCCATCACCCGAACCAAGCAGGGTACCTTTAAATTTGATCCAAGTCGTAGCGCGTTTTATTTGCCGCGCACAAAAGCATTCCCCCAAAACACCGAGTTCGAAACAATCATTACGTTGACCGGCGATAATCCGGGTGCTTTTCTGCGCGAGGTAGCCCCAACGCCGTCCGCGATAACCATGCACCAGCACCATTCGTTTGTGCAACTGCCGGACGATAAGTACAAGCCCCGCGCTTTTGACCCCCGCATCGGTTATGGCGGCATCGAGTATTTTGATTACGCTACGCCCGTTAATCAGCCGATTATGAAACGCTACATTTCGCGGCACCGGCTGGAAAAGAAAAACCCATCGGCAGCGGTTAGCGAAGCGGTGAAACCGATCATTTACTATGTCGATCCCGGCACGCCCGAACCCATTCGTTCAGCGCTGGTAGACGGTACAGCCTGGTGGAATCAGGCGTTTGAAGCGGCTGGCTATAAGGACGCCTTTCAGGTGAAACTGCTTCCTGCTGATGCCGATCCGATGGATATTCGGTACAACCTGGTGCAGTGGGTTCACCGGTCCACGCGGGGCTGGTCGTACGGCGGTAGCATCATCGACCCCCGAACGGGCGAGATTATCAAAGGAAAAGTAACGCTCGGTTCGCTGCGTGTGCGTCAGGACTATCTGATCGCCCAGGGATTAGTAGGCGATTATGCGAGTGCAGCCGCTCCGTCGTCGGACCCGATGATGCAGATGTCGATTGAGCGACTGCGTCAACTGGCCGCGCACGAAGTCGGTCATACGCTTGGCTTACCGCACAACTACATCGCCAGCACGCAGAACCGGGCGTCGGTTATGGATTACCCAACGATGGTGGCTAAGGTGAAAGGAGCCAGTATCGACTTGTCCGATGCCTATACTAAAACCATTGGTGAGTACGATAAATGGAGCATTCGTTATGGTTACGAACAATTCCCGGCCGGAACAGACGAGAAAAAAGCGCTGGACAAGATTGTGGGCGATATGCACAAAGCGGGCTTAACCTTCCTGACCGATCAGGATGCGCGTCCGGAAGGATCGGCCCATCCTGGTACGCATTTGTGGGATAACGGCAACAATGCGGTTGACGAGTTGAAACGGGTGTCGGAGGTTCGCAAAATTGCGTTAGCCAATTTCTCGGAGAAAAAAATACCCGTCGGTACGCCAATGGCCATGCTCGAAGAAGTGCTGGTACCGATGTACATGTTTCACCGCTATCAGGTCGAAGCGGCTGCAAAAGTGGTGGCTGGTCAAACCTACGCCAATGCACTTCGGGGCGACGGCCAATCGGTGCTGTCAACGGTTCCGGTACAAGAGCAGAAACGGGCATTGGACGCTTTAGTGGCGACAATCGACCCGGCTTTTCTAGCGCTGCCAAAATCAGTTTTAACGTTGATTCCACCCCGGCCTTTCCGCTATGAGCCCAACTTTCGGGAAGTGTTCAAACGGCGGACGGGCATTACGTTTGACCCAATGGCCGCGCCCGAAGCGGCTGCGGGCATGACACTACAAATGCTGTTCAATACGGAGCGGGTAAGTCGGCTGGTAGCGCAATCGGCCCTTGATCCGGCGCAACTTAGCCTGGAGTCGATGCTTGATCAATTGCTGGCGGCAACCTGGTACAAAGCGGACCCCGCCGATGGGTACCAAGCCGAGGTGAAACGGTTAACGGATAAGCTACTGCTGCAAAAGATGATTGATCTAGCCAATAACCAGGACGCAACATCGCAGGCACGGGCCATAGCAGGGTTGAAATTAAGTCAGCTGAAAGCGAAACTCAATGGCGCTGATGCGAATTCGAAACTAGCCGCTCACCATTTTTTTGCGCTGGATCAGCTTCGTCGCGCCGAGGGTAATGTAGCCGATATTAAGCCGACAAATCCGCAGACGCCACCCGATGGGGCTCCGATTGATCCCGGTCAGGAATGGCTAGCTCCTGCCTGCGACTGGAGACCTTAA
- a CDS encoding TonB-dependent receptor: MLPVSLLAQSVATIKGKVTTADGDPAEYVTVSLKGKGQGSITNGKGEYTINRVKAGTYTVQATAVGLKTSEKEITLTASESATLDFMLAESTAQLQEVIVSTGRINKFARTNSDYVSKMPLKNIENPQVYNTIGKELLTEQLVFTVDDAMRNAPGIQKMWEATGRAGDGGSYYSTRGFIVQSQLRNGLAGNVTSDIDAVNLEKLETIKGPSATLFGSALTSYGGLVNRVTKKPYETFGGEVAVSAGNYDFQRVSLDVNTPVTSSRNLMLRVNTAFSHQGTFQTIGFNRNFALAPSLLFKPSDRLSIQVDAEIFRSENVGKQLIFFYVPGYTLGATRADQLAIDYRNSYMGGGLTQQSRSTNVFGQVNYRIAPGFTSSTNVSTSHSYSNGIGPYFYLLPGGTTLGVNNLVRADQSTRNSTNDVFEIQQLFNGDNRLGSLRNRFVLGLDYLHVNSNQLFFGSTYDTVPLSGNYDYSQFNGANLNALYASKAPDFTYPVTGIRNTYSAFLSDVLNLTDRLSVLAALRVDHFDNKGGTEGSAVAGYQQTAFSPKFGLVYQPILDKVSVFANYQNSFNNRGIYNAYDVTASDSLTQRFAKLEQANQFEAGVKLNAFSGRLTTTISYYDIKVKNLLRTDPNPLAAARFAQTQDGTQVSRGVELDVVANPFAGFNVVAGFSYNDSKLTQADADVNGRRPTTASSPVLANLWLSYRLPDYVVRGLGFGFGGNYASENKIQNSISQGVFSLPAYTVLNASAFYDQRKFRISAKVDNLTNQHYWIGYTTMNPQRLRSFVGSIAYKF, translated from the coding sequence ATGTTACCGGTATCGCTGCTGGCTCAGTCCGTGGCGACGATCAAAGGAAAAGTGACGACTGCCGACGGCGATCCTGCGGAATACGTAACGGTCAGTTTGAAAGGAAAAGGCCAGGGTTCTATCACAAATGGCAAAGGTGAGTACACGATAAATCGAGTGAAAGCCGGAACCTACACGGTTCAGGCGACGGCAGTTGGCTTGAAGACCAGCGAAAAAGAAATAACCCTTACGGCTTCTGAATCGGCAACGCTGGATTTTATGCTGGCCGAAAGTACCGCGCAGTTGCAGGAGGTAATTGTCAGTACGGGACGGATCAACAAGTTTGCCCGGACCAACAGCGATTACGTGTCTAAAATGCCGCTCAAAAACATAGAGAACCCCCAGGTCTACAATACCATTGGCAAAGAGCTATTGACCGAGCAGCTTGTCTTTACGGTAGACGATGCGATGCGCAACGCACCGGGTATTCAGAAAATGTGGGAAGCAACAGGCCGCGCCGGTGACGGTGGCAGCTACTACAGCACACGGGGATTCATCGTGCAGAGTCAGCTCCGGAACGGTCTGGCCGGTAACGTGACCAGCGATATCGACGCCGTTAACCTCGAAAAACTAGAAACCATCAAAGGACCATCGGCGACCTTGTTCGGCAGTGCGCTCACGTCGTACGGTGGCCTGGTCAACCGGGTGACCAAAAAGCCTTACGAAACGTTCGGTGGCGAAGTTGCGGTATCGGCGGGTAACTACGACTTTCAACGGGTCAGCCTCGATGTGAATACACCTGTCACCAGCAGCCGTAATCTGATGCTGCGCGTCAACACGGCGTTCAGCCATCAGGGCACTTTCCAGACGATTGGCTTTAACCGCAATTTTGCGCTCGCTCCCAGCCTGCTGTTCAAACCTTCGGACCGGCTGTCGATTCAGGTTGACGCCGAAATTTTCCGGTCCGAAAACGTGGGTAAGCAGCTTATATTTTTCTACGTTCCCGGTTATACACTCGGTGCTACGCGCGCTGACCAACTAGCAATCGATTACCGCAACTCGTACATGGGCGGTGGCCTGACTCAACAGTCACGAAGCACAAACGTATTCGGTCAGGTCAATTACCGCATCGCGCCCGGTTTTACGTCATCGACTAACGTTAGCACCAGTCACAGCTATTCGAACGGTATCGGCCCCTATTTTTACCTCCTTCCGGGTGGTACCACATTAGGCGTCAACAACCTGGTACGGGCGGATCAGTCGACTCGCAACAGTACCAACGACGTGTTCGAAATTCAGCAATTGTTCAACGGCGATAACCGGCTCGGTAGCCTGCGCAACCGGTTTGTGCTTGGTCTGGATTACCTGCACGTCAATTCGAACCAGTTGTTTTTCGGCAGTACCTACGATACGGTTCCTCTTTCGGGAAACTACGACTATAGCCAGTTCAACGGAGCCAATCTGAACGCTCTTTACGCCAGCAAAGCACCCGACTTTACGTATCCAGTTACCGGCATTCGGAACACATACAGCGCTTTTCTGTCCGACGTGTTGAATTTGACAGATCGATTGAGCGTACTGGCTGCGTTGCGGGTCGACCATTTCGACAACAAAGGAGGTACAGAAGGGAGCGCCGTTGCGGGTTATCAGCAAACAGCCTTTTCGCCCAAGTTTGGCTTGGTTTATCAACCCATTCTCGATAAAGTGTCTGTATTTGCCAACTACCAGAACAGCTTTAACAACCGGGGCATATACAACGCTTATGACGTAACGGCTTCCGACAGCCTTACCCAACGATTCGCGAAACTCGAACAAGCCAATCAGTTTGAAGCAGGTGTAAAGCTGAACGCGTTTAGTGGCCGATTAACGACAACAATCAGCTATTACGACATCAAAGTAAAAAACCTGCTTCGCACCGATCCAAACCCACTAGCGGCTGCCCGCTTCGCCCAAACGCAGGACGGTACGCAGGTAAGCCGGGGTGTAGAGCTGGACGTGGTCGCTAACCCATTTGCCGGGTTCAACGTAGTAGCGGGTTTCTCGTACAACGATTCGAAACTGACTCAGGCCGATGCCGACGTAAACGGACGTCGTCCTACGACAGCTTCCTCGCCCGTACTAGCCAATCTGTGGCTGAGCTATCGCTTACCCGACTACGTAGTTAGAGGGCTAGGCTTTGGTTTCGGGGGCAACTACGCCAGCGAAAACAAGATTCAGAACAGTATAAGTCAGGGCGTATTCAGCCTACCCGCCTACACGGTATTGAACGCATCAGCATTCTACGACCAGCGGAAGTTCCGCATCTCGGCCAAAGTTGACAACCTCACCAACCAGCATTACTGGATTGGCTACACAACGATGAATCCACAGCGACTGAGAAGTTTTGTTGGAAGTATCGCTTACAAATTTTAG
- a CDS encoding TonB-dependent receptor, whose amino-acid sequence MMPLYRTSGLLLLCFLLVPLLALAQTGQLAGRIVLTDHKPAIQAHVTLKGTKQSAITDSAGRFSIHKLPERTYTVLVSSVGHHRHEETIAIKAGVTTELIVTLKPSSVDLGEVQVVGKSESSKLSAQPITVSSLDIKNVFERKSSVTDALDQVSGIRVRSTGAAGAPADISVNGLRGNSVRLYIDGIPIEFVAAGLNISQIPINSIKRVDVYKGVMPVDIGTDALGGGINVVTNQAQYNYLRASYRIGSFNTYQGGLVVGAVNQQKSAYINLTSSYDYSDNNFKMRAVDVESGQPITVRRFNDQYKSLYTRLTAGFMNRPWADDLQFGVTYADIYRAYQNGLAIGNVPFGEAHYKANNYTLSLKYEKSFNEKIALSSLTSYGRLDYVFTDTTKNIYSWTGKVIRRSNFGGESNNHAGPLLPHISTDGVVNRTTVAYALGNAGRLTLSNFYAWKKQTGYNPLIQEAEGEIDYLRRPQDLIKNITGLQYETNLLQNKLTAIVAGKLFHVSLQGIERLTNLPISLANTKPGGNVSLKYAISDQLFVRTSYENAMRIPDFVEVFGDNATIVSNLGIQPERSNNLNLGGAFTRYFGTKFLNVELNGFYRAQKNRIILNANSGFFARYENRQEVTVKGAELAVKASPLANLLATVNLTYQDIRIVKVADRTQEFMQGLRLPNEPIFFFNTELRYTFRNLPDGNNLGVFVFYNRINEFAHILTGAQYNQDNYIPAQNVLDVGASYKFLKKHLTASLNVQNVLNNELYDYYRVPRPGRNVNFQLIYELNNR is encoded by the coding sequence ATGATGCCACTCTACCGTACCAGCGGCTTGCTACTGCTGTGTTTTTTGCTCGTACCCTTATTGGCTCTAGCTCAAACCGGACAGTTAGCAGGACGCATCGTATTAACCGACCACAAACCCGCCATTCAGGCGCACGTCACGCTGAAAGGCACTAAACAATCAGCCATAACGGATTCTGCCGGTCGCTTTTCTATCCATAAACTTCCAGAGAGAACATACACGGTGTTGGTTTCATCAGTGGGACACCATCGGCACGAAGAAACCATTGCAATCAAAGCCGGGGTAACAACCGAGTTAATCGTTACGCTTAAACCGTCATCGGTCGATCTGGGTGAAGTACAGGTTGTTGGCAAATCGGAGTCGTCTAAACTATCGGCGCAGCCAATTACAGTTTCGAGCCTGGATATCAAGAACGTCTTTGAAAGGAAATCGTCCGTTACCGATGCGCTCGATCAGGTGTCCGGTATTCGGGTACGTTCAACGGGGGCTGCGGGTGCTCCCGCCGATATTTCCGTCAACGGATTACGGGGCAACTCGGTCCGGCTGTACATCGACGGTATACCCATCGAATTTGTGGCCGCTGGCCTGAACATCAGTCAGATACCGATCAATTCAATCAAGCGCGTTGATGTGTACAAGGGCGTCATGCCCGTGGATATCGGGACGGATGCCCTGGGCGGAGGAATCAACGTCGTTACAAATCAGGCGCAGTACAATTACCTGCGGGCTTCCTACCGAATCGGGTCATTCAACACTTATCAAGGTGGTCTGGTGGTGGGAGCGGTGAACCAACAAAAATCGGCTTATATCAACCTGACTTCTTCGTACGATTATTCCGATAACAATTTCAAAATGCGGGCGGTCGATGTGGAGTCGGGACAGCCGATTACGGTCCGGCGGTTCAATGATCAGTATAAATCGCTGTACACCCGGCTCACCGCCGGTTTTATGAACCGGCCCTGGGCCGACGATTTGCAGTTTGGCGTTACGTATGCCGACATCTACCGGGCGTATCAAAACGGCTTAGCGATTGGCAATGTCCCGTTTGGCGAAGCACACTATAAAGCCAACAACTACACGCTATCGTTGAAATACGAGAAGAGCTTCAACGAAAAAATAGCCCTCTCGTCGCTAACCAGTTACGGCAGGCTTGACTACGTTTTTACCGACACCACCAAAAACATCTATAGCTGGACGGGGAAAGTCATTCGCCGGTCAAATTTTGGGGGTGAAAGTAATAACCATGCCGGCCCGCTGTTACCGCATATTTCAACCGATGGCGTGGTTAACCGCACCACGGTAGCCTACGCATTAGGCAACGCAGGGCGACTCACACTCAGCAACTTTTACGCCTGGAAAAAGCAAACCGGTTACAATCCGCTCATTCAGGAAGCGGAGGGCGAAATCGATTACCTCAGACGTCCGCAGGATCTGATCAAGAATATCACCGGCCTGCAATACGAAACCAATCTATTACAAAACAAACTCACCGCTATCGTCGCCGGAAAGCTGTTCCACGTCAGCTTGCAGGGTATTGAACGATTGACGAACCTTCCGATCTCGTTGGCGAATACGAAACCCGGTGGAAATGTGTCGTTGAAATATGCGATCAGCGATCAGTTGTTTGTGCGCACTTCGTACGAGAACGCGATGCGTATCCCGGATTTTGTTGAAGTCTTCGGCGACAATGCGACTATTGTGTCCAACCTCGGTATTCAGCCCGAACGAAGCAACAACCTCAATCTTGGTGGTGCCTTTACGCGCTATTTCGGCACTAAGTTCCTCAACGTAGAATTGAATGGATTTTATCGGGCGCAAAAGAACCGCATCATCCTGAACGCGAACAGTGGCTTTTTTGCCCGCTACGAGAACCGGCAGGAAGTAACCGTGAAAGGGGCAGAGCTGGCCGTGAAAGCCAGTCCGCTGGCGAACCTATTGGCAACGGTTAACTTGACGTATCAGGATATTCGAATCGTGAAAGTAGCCGATCGTACGCAGGAGTTTATGCAAGGCTTACGGTTGCCGAACGAACCAATATTCTTTTTCAATACGGAGCTGCGTTATACGTTTCGCAACCTGCCTGACGGCAACAATCTAGGCGTTTTTGTCTTCTACAACCGCATTAACGAGTTCGCCCACATTTTGACCGGTGCTCAGTACAACCAGGACAATTACATACCGGCTCAAAATGTCCTTGATGTTGGCGCTTCGTACAAATTCCTGAAAAAGCATCTAACCGCTTCGCTGAATGTACAGAATGTGCTGAACAACGAACTATACGATTATTACCGAGTACCCCGGCCCGGCCGTAACGTCAATTTTCAACTGATTTATGAGTTAAACAACCGCTAA